The following are encoded in a window of Fischerella sp. PCC 9605 genomic DNA:
- the psbA gene encoding photosystem II q(b) protein: MTTTLQRRTSANVWERFCNWITSTDNRLYIGWFGVLMIPTLLAATTCFIIAFIAAPPVDIDGIREPVAGSLLYGNNIISGAVVPSSNAIGLHFYPIWEAASLDEWLYNGGSYQLIIFHFLIGCFCYLGRQWELSYRLGMRPWICVAYSAPLASATAVFLIYPIGQGSFSDGMPLGISGTFNFMLVFQAEHNILMHPFHQLGVVGVFGGALVSAMHGSLVTSTLVRETSESESGNYGYKFGQEEETYNIVAAHGYLGRLFWQYVSFRNSRSLHFVLAALPVIGIWFTALGISTMAFNLNGFNFNQSVIDSQGRVINTWADIINRANLGMEVMHERNAHNFPLDLAVTAAVINS, encoded by the coding sequence ATGACCACAACCTTACAAAGACGCACAAGCGCCAATGTCTGGGAGCGTTTTTGCAATTGGATTACCAGCACAGATAATCGTCTATACATCGGTTGGTTTGGTGTGTTGATGATTCCTACTTTGCTCGCCGCTACTACCTGCTTTATCATCGCTTTCATTGCGGCTCCTCCCGTGGATATCGATGGTATCCGCGAACCCGTTGCCGGTTCTCTACTTTACGGCAATAACATCATTTCTGGTGCTGTTGTGCCATCTTCTAATGCGATTGGTTTGCACTTTTACCCCATTTGGGAAGCTGCATCATTGGATGAGTGGCTATACAACGGCGGATCATACCAGCTAATCATCTTCCATTTTCTAATCGGTTGCTTTTGCTACCTCGGTCGGCAGTGGGAACTCAGCTACCGTTTGGGAATGCGTCCTTGGATATGTGTGGCTTATAGCGCACCCTTAGCTTCTGCTACAGCAGTGTTCCTCATCTATCCGATTGGACAGGGTTCTTTTAGTGACGGTATGCCCTTAGGTATTTCTGGAACCTTCAACTTCATGTTAGTGTTCCAAGCCGAACACAATATCTTAATGCATCCTTTCCATCAACTAGGTGTTGTGGGTGTGTTTGGCGGTGCTTTAGTTTCTGCTATGCATGGTTCCTTGGTGACTTCTACCTTGGTGCGCGAAACTAGCGAAAGCGAGTCAGGCAACTACGGCTACAAGTTTGGTCAAGAAGAAGAGACATACAACATTGTTGCTGCTCACGGCTACCTGGGAAGGCTTTTTTGGCAATACGTCAGCTTTAGAAACTCCCGTTCTTTACACTTTGTTCTCGCAGCTTTACCTGTAATTGGTATCTGGTTCACCGCCTTGGGTATCAGCACAATGGCGTTCAATCTCAATGGTTTTAACTTCAACCAGTCCGTAATAGACTCTCAAGGACGTGTGATTAATACTTGGGCGGATATCATTAACCGTGCCAACCTGGGGATGGAAGTGATGCACGAGCGTAACGCTCACAACTTTCCTCTAGATTTGGCTGTTACTGCTGCTGTAATCAACAGTTAA
- the hemH gene encoding ferrochelatase, giving the protein MGRVGVLLLNLGGPEKLEDVGPFLFNLFSDPEIIRLPFPWLQKPLAWFIASRRTKKSQENYRKIGGASPLRRITEAQGEALKEQLQALGQDAKIYIGMRYWHPYTEEAIARIIQDGIEKLVILPLYPQFSISTSGSSFRLLEKLWQEDPRLQRIEYTVIPSWYNQPSYLQAMAELIAQEIDQVPNADDAHVFFSAHGVPKSYVEEAGDPYQQEIEECTYAIMQTLNRPNAYTLAYQSRVGPVEWLQPYTEDAIPELAAKGVKDLVVVPISFVSEHIETLEEIDLEYREIAEEAGIHNFRRVPALNTHPVFIRALADLVVDALKAPSIKLSQVYQMKKKVKIYPPEGWEWGITTSAEVWNGRIAMLGFIALVIELITGHGLLHMVGIL; this is encoded by the coding sequence ATGGGTCGTGTAGGCGTATTACTACTCAATCTCGGTGGTCCAGAGAAATTAGAAGATGTTGGGCCGTTTCTATTTAATTTATTTTCCGATCCAGAAATTATTCGCCTACCCTTTCCCTGGTTGCAAAAACCCCTAGCTTGGTTTATTGCTTCACGCCGCACAAAAAAATCTCAAGAAAACTATCGCAAAATTGGGGGTGCTTCTCCGTTGCGGCGCATCACCGAAGCCCAAGGAGAAGCCCTGAAAGAACAACTGCAAGCCTTGGGGCAAGATGCAAAAATCTACATAGGAATGCGCTATTGGCATCCTTACACAGAAGAAGCGATCGCTCGTATCATTCAAGATGGCATCGAAAAACTGGTAATATTACCCCTTTATCCTCAATTTTCCATCAGCACCAGCGGCTCTAGCTTTAGACTATTAGAAAAACTTTGGCAAGAAGACCCAAGACTTCAGCGTATTGAATACACAGTTATTCCTTCTTGGTACAATCAACCAAGCTATCTTCAGGCAATGGCGGAATTGATAGCCCAGGAAATTGACCAAGTACCCAATGCAGATGATGCTCATGTCTTCTTTAGCGCTCACGGCGTTCCTAAAAGCTACGTAGAAGAAGCAGGCGATCCTTACCAGCAAGAGATTGAGGAATGCACCTATGCAATTATGCAGACGCTCAATCGACCCAATGCCTATACATTGGCTTACCAAAGTCGTGTCGGCCCAGTAGAATGGCTGCAACCTTACACCGAAGATGCTATCCCGGAACTTGCAGCCAAAGGCGTGAAAGACTTGGTTGTCGTACCGATTAGTTTTGTTTCTGAACACATTGAAACACTCGAAGAAATTGATCTCGAATATCGAGAAATAGCAGAAGAAGCAGGAATTCATAACTTCCGCCGCGTACCTGCTCTCAACACCCATCCGGTATTTATTAGAGCGTTAGCAGACTTGGTAGTTGATGCTCTCAAAGCTCCTAGTATTAAGCTCTCCCAAGTCTACCAAATGAAGAAAAAGGTCAAAATCTATCCGCCAGAGGGTTGGGAATGGGGTATTACTACGAGTGCAGAAGTATGGAATGGTCGTATTGCCATGCTTGGTTTTATTGCTCTGGTGATTGAATTGATTACCGGACATGGTCTGTTGCACATGGTCGGGATTTTGTAA
- a CDS encoding class I SAM-dependent methyltransferase produces MATILRDWSYRYQWLYDAISRLAAISVGGEERFRQLALQGLTINSDTKVLDLCCGSGQATQLLVKLSQNVTGLDASPLSLQRAKQNVPQAEYVEAFAEEMPFTDNEFDLVHTSVALHEMQPEQLRKIIKEVYRVLKPSGVFTLVDFHNPSNPLFLPSVWLFLWLFETETAWQLLKTDLPGLLVETGFSIDKQSLYAGGSLQVIQARK; encoded by the coding sequence GTGGCTACAATTTTACGAGATTGGAGTTATCGTTACCAGTGGCTTTATGATGCTATATCCCGTTTGGCGGCTATAAGCGTAGGTGGCGAAGAACGTTTCCGACAACTAGCTTTGCAAGGCTTAACAATTAACTCAGATACGAAAGTTCTAGATTTGTGTTGTGGAAGCGGACAAGCAACGCAATTGTTAGTGAAATTGTCACAAAATGTAACAGGACTAGATGCCTCACCCTTATCTCTGCAACGTGCAAAACAAAATGTACCACAAGCAGAATATGTGGAAGCTTTTGCTGAGGAGATGCCCTTTACAGATAATGAATTTGATTTGGTGCATACGAGTGTCGCGTTACACGAAATGCAGCCTGAGCAATTGCGAAAAATTATTAAGGAAGTATACCGTGTGCTAAAACCTAGTGGAGTGTTTACGCTAGTAGATTTTCATAATCCTAGTAATCCTCTATTTTTACCATCTGTGTGGCTGTTTTTATGGCTGTTTGAGACAGAGACTGCTTGGCAGTTGCTAAAGACTGATTTGCCTGGGTTGTTAGTTGAGACAGGGTTTAGTATTGATAAGCAAAGTTTGTATGCAGGCGGAAGTTTGCAGGTGATCCAGGCGAGGAAGTAA
- a CDS encoding type II toxin-antitoxin system PemK/MazF family toxin produces the protein MTSSEPKRGEIWRVQLDPTRGDEIQKTRPAIVISADGLEGLKLRLVIPITGWKPAFSGIPWIVQITPSLQNGLTKASAANPLQTRSVSVERFTNKLGVLEEKKLEAVVLALAVVVQYP, from the coding sequence ATGACGAGTAGTGAACCTAAGCGGGGTGAGATTTGGCGTGTCCAGCTCGATCCTACCAGAGGCGATGAAATTCAGAAAACACGCCCGGCTATTGTGATTAGCGCTGATGGATTGGAAGGTTTGAAACTGCGTTTAGTCATCCCGATTACTGGTTGGAAACCAGCATTTTCTGGCATTCCTTGGATTGTACAAATAACACCTTCGTTACAAAACGGATTAACAAAAGCTTCTGCTGCTAATCCTTTACAAACTCGCTCCGTTTCTGTAGAACGTTTCACAAATAAACTGGGTGTACTGGAAGAAAAGAAGCTGGAAGCGGTAGTATTAGCATTGGCTGTGGTAGTTCAATATCCATAG
- a CDS encoding alpha/beta fold hydrolase, which yields MNTCSDFYYPQIEIPSYLIVFLTALPFSIFLIVFAINQSDVISFYVWVSTACLIVGLPFMATLNRENEALQSVSKSTVRYHIPTVQHYCNHKDWLWRGWKIRYACVPNPKSKLSVILLHGFGASIGHWRQNIPELAKYYNVYALDLLGFGASAKPNVSYSVKLWVEQVYEFWRTFVKEPVVLVGNSIGSVTCLAAAAAHPEMVRGVVMISLPDTSSTEESIPAVIRPLLRSFKNICASPLLLRSLFYFLRYPCVLRHWVGMAYARKEAITEELIEILTTPARDRHSARAFCAIIQAMLSPQFFPCIKSILSNLQIPSLLLWGKCDRMIPPALSRRFLNYNPALQLIEVEDAGHCAHDEHPERVNQELLIWIQTQVLNAL from the coding sequence ATGAATACTTGTAGTGATTTCTATTATCCTCAAATTGAGATACCCAGTTATCTAATAGTATTCTTGACAGCGTTACCATTCTCAATATTTCTGATTGTTTTTGCTATTAATCAATCAGATGTCATTAGTTTCTATGTCTGGGTTTCTACCGCCTGTTTGATAGTTGGTCTGCCTTTTATGGCGACGCTAAACAGAGAAAATGAGGCGTTACAATCTGTGAGTAAATCTACTGTGCGTTACCATATACCAACTGTTCAGCATTACTGTAACCATAAAGACTGGTTGTGGCGGGGTTGGAAGATTCGTTACGCCTGCGTGCCTAATCCAAAAAGTAAGTTATCAGTGATTTTGCTGCATGGTTTTGGTGCTTCTATTGGTCACTGGCGACAGAATATACCAGAATTAGCAAAGTACTACAATGTTTACGCATTGGATTTATTGGGTTTTGGAGCATCTGCCAAGCCTAATGTTTCTTATTCTGTCAAACTTTGGGTAGAGCAAGTCTACGAGTTTTGGCGGACGTTTGTGAAAGAACCCGTCGTGCTAGTGGGTAATTCGATTGGTTCTGTAACTTGTTTGGCAGCAGCAGCGGCTCATCCAGAGATGGTGCGAGGCGTTGTTATGATTAGTCTACCGGATACGTCAAGCACTGAAGAATCAATTCCAGCAGTGATACGTCCGTTACTGCGTAGTTTTAAAAATATTTGCGCCTCACCTCTGTTGTTGCGATCGCTGTTTTATTTTTTGCGTTATCCCTGTGTCCTCAGACATTGGGTAGGAATGGCTTATGCCCGTAAAGAAGCAATTACGGAAGAGTTGATTGAAATTCTCACAACACCTGCTCGCGATCGCCACTCTGCTAGGGCATTTTGTGCGATTATCCAAGCCATGCTCAGTCCGCAATTTTTCCCATGCATTAAGTCTATTTTAAGTAATCTCCAGATTCCCTCTTTGTTGTTATGGGGTAAGTGCGATCGCATGATTCCCCCTGCTTTGTCTCGTCGTTTCTTAAATTACAACCCAGCACTGCAATTAATAGAAGTGGAAGACGCCGGACACTGTGCTCATGATGAGCATCCCGAACGAGTAAACCAGGAATTACTCATTTGGATTCAAACGCAGGTATTAAACGCTTTGTAA
- a CDS encoding (2Fe-2S) ferredoxin domain-containing protein, whose product MSDKYLTLSEFNLEGQFLGFVGDPPGEFKYLRLAIASGEVRLKLPKQLRCSLSLNLQPGELIRVFGLSKLNSHTGKIKFKVYGVKPLGICPMQKIPLQPKARILVCQKSGCRKRGGQGLLSELQKTLCDRGLQDRVVIETTGCLKCCDSAPNCILQLGQKEFKKVHPEAIASLLESHIF is encoded by the coding sequence ATGAGTGACAAGTACCTGACTTTATCGGAATTTAACTTGGAGGGACAGTTTCTTGGTTTTGTAGGCGATCCACCAGGGGAGTTTAAATACTTGCGCTTGGCGATCGCATCTGGGGAAGTGCGGCTGAAACTTCCTAAACAGTTACGTTGCTCTCTCAGTTTAAACTTACAACCTGGTGAACTCATTCGCGTATTTGGTCTGAGCAAATTAAATTCCCATACGGGCAAAATCAAATTCAAAGTTTATGGGGTGAAACCACTTGGTATTTGTCCAATGCAAAAAATACCCCTGCAACCAAAAGCGAGAATTTTGGTATGTCAAAAGTCCGGTTGCCGCAAACGGGGTGGTCAAGGATTATTATCAGAATTACAAAAGACTTTGTGCGATCGCGGTTTACAAGATCGAGTTGTGATTGAGACTACTGGCTGTTTAAAATGTTGCGATAGCGCACCCAACTGTATTTTACAATTGGGTCAAAAGGAATTTAAAAAGGTACACCCAGAAGCGATCGCATCTCTATTGGAAAGTCACATATTTTAA
- the nifT gene encoding putative nitrogen fixation protein NifT: protein MKVMLRKNSAGTLVVYVAKKDLEEEVVKQTEGAEGKIFTLANGWELAFPNLPDPLELPQTFEAKRLA from the coding sequence ATGAAAGTAATGCTGCGTAAAAATAGTGCTGGTACTTTGGTTGTTTATGTTGCTAAAAAAGACCTTGAGGAAGAAGTTGTTAAACAAACAGAAGGAGCAGAGGGTAAGATTTTTACTTTGGCAAATGGTTGGGAATTAGCCTTTCCTAACTTACCAGATCCGCTAGAACTACCTCAAACTTTTGAAGCAAAGCGTCTCGCATAA